The segment CCCTGCTGTCGCACCTCGTCCGGGTCGGGGAGGTCCTCGTTGCGCCCCTTCACGTCCAGCTCGTTCCGCCCGGTCGGCGGGGTGGTGGCCTCCCGGTGCTCGTTGGCCGTGGACGGGTGCTCGGCCCCGAACCCCGTCAGCTTCGCGTCGTGCTCGTACGCGCCGCCCTTGTCGCTCATATGGTCCTCCCTGGTCTCGTTCTTCGCAAGTGATTGTGCGGGGTGTGGTTGCAGGCAAGACGCGTTCCCCCGTCCGCTGGTGCGGAGCGTGCGTCGTCCGGCCGCGACCCGTTACGAAGGAGAGGCAGATGCCTACGCAGAAGCTCTGGGTGAAGGACCTGAAGAGGGAGGACGAGGCGCGCGTGGCCGCGCGGCTGCGGGAGCTGCCGGGCGTGTTCTACGCCGTGCTGAGCCACGACGCCGAGTGCGCGGAGGTGGACTTCGAGGACGACCTGGTCTCGCTGGACCAGCTCCGGGCCGCGGTCCGGGAGTGCGGCTACGAGGTGGAGATCGCCGGCTGACGCCCGGTCAGAGCAGCGCGAGCTGCTGCGGCTCGGGCTCCGGCGAGGCACCGTACTCCCAGGGCACGGGCCCGGTGAAGCCGTGGCGCTCGCGGGCGCCGCGGATCCGCTCGTCGAGCCGCCTGCGGTACGCCTCGCGCTTCGGGGAGCGGCGGTCGCGCACGACGGTCCGGTACGCGTCCACGAGGTCGGGGCGCAGCTCGCGCAGCACTGGGAGGAAGCGCTTCCAGGAGACGCCGGAGAGCCGTACCCCTCCGGCGACCACGAAGCACGCGTCCGCTTCGCGCGCGGCGGCGAAGAGCGCGTCGATGGCCTCCGCGCCGTCGGTGAGCCCCGGCAGGAGCGGCATGGCGAAGATCCCTGCGCGGATCCCCCGCTGGCGGAGGGCGCGGAGCGCGGCGAGGCGGCGCTCCGGGGTGGGGGAGCGGGGCTCGATCCGCCGCAGGAGCACCCGGTCCGTCGAGATCAGCGAGAGGTGCACGGTCAGGCGGGAGCGCGCGGCGATGCGCTCCAGCAGGTCCAGGTCGCGGAGCACCAGCGGGCTCTTGGTGGTGATGGAGAGGGTCACCCCCCGAAGCCGGGCGAGCTCCTCCAGGACGCCGCGCGTGAGCCGGAAGCGGCGCTCCGCCGGCTGGTAGGGGTCGGTGGCCGTGCCCAGCGCCAGGGACCACCCCGGGCTGCGGGCGACAGCCCGGGTGACGGACTCCGCCGCCGCCTTGACGAAGATGCCGCGGTCGAAGGCGAGCGGGAGGCCGGGCCCCTCCGGGATCCGCCCTTCCGCCTGCAGCCGGTCCACCAGCCAGCCGTGCGCGTACGGCGCGTAGCAGTAGCTGCACGACATCTCGCACCCGACGTAGGGGTTCACCGTCAGCCATCCGCGCATCACCCCCGTCCCGGGCGTGGCGATGCGCGAGCCGGCCAGCTCGTAGAACGCGGTGTCGCCGCGCTGCTGCAGCACGGGTAGGGGAGGGCGCCCCGGTGCGGAGAAGCGGGGATCGGCGAAGAGCGTCGCCTGCTCGTCCCTCGCGTCCTGCGCCCGGGTACCCGCCGTAGCCGTCGCGGCCATGCTCCCCTCCTCACACGGGTGTCCGCTCGCTCGCCCGTCGGTCGTCCTCGGACCCGAAGGTAAACCGAAGAAACGCCGAACGCAACCTCCAGAGTCGATCCTGGGTCCGGGTACGCCCTTGCCCGGTGGAACCCACAGACGTAACTTCGACGAACATTATACAAGTGTGAGACAGGCACTCCCGGACCTGAGCGACCCCGATGAAGCTGCATCGACTGGAGGCGCGGCAGCTGCTCCCCGTCTCCGTATCGGAGGCATGGGACTTCTTCTCCGACGCCGCGAACCTGCCACGGATCACGCCGCCGTGGCTGGGCTTCACCGTCACCTCGGAGCTGCCGTCGCGGATGCACCCCGGGATGATCGCCACCTACACGGTGCGCCCGTTCCCCGGCGCACGGGTGCGGTGGGTCACGGAGATCACGCACGTGGAGGCGCCGCACCTGTTCGTGGACGAGCAGCGCTTCGGCCCCTACCGCTTCTGGCACCACCAGCACCACTTCGCCGAGGCTCCGGGCGGGGTGGAGGTGCGAGACGTGGTGCACTACGCCCTCCCGCTGAACCCCGCCTCGGCGCCGATCCGCCGCTGGATGGTGGCGCCCCGGCTCCGCGGCATCTTCGAGTTCCGCCGCAGGACTCTCGAGGGGATCTTCGGGAGGATGGAGCTGGCCGGACCCGGCTCCGAAAATCCGATGTGACTGCGGCGCAAGCGGTTGCAAGCCAGCGCCGCCGCCTTCGCTCTTTTTTCGGTGGCGCGGCGGGGTGAGCCGCACTATCTTGCCTCCCTTCATCCCCACATCGTCCAGTCGCGGCCCCCGGTTCCCCGGGATCGTGGCCGCAGTCGTCTCCACCGCTCTCGACGGCATCCCCATGACCCATCGCCTGCTCGCCCCGGCGGCGGTCCTGCTCGTGCTCGGCGCCTGCGCGCCCGGTGCGTCCCGCGGCCCCGCTGCATCGCCCACCCCCGTCTCCGTGGCCCCGGACAACGTCGACTCCGGCCCCGTGCTGGAGGAGAAGGAGCTGAAGGCGACCTCCGCCAGCCTCCTGGGCAACGTCCGCTACGACCTGCCGATGGAGGCCAACACCTGGGTGGCGGCCGAGCTGGACTACCTCGTCGGCCAGCGGAAGGCGGTGGTCGGGCGCTGGCTGGAGCGGGCCGAGTACTACCAGGACTTCGTGAAGGCGGTGTTCGCCCGCCACGGTCTCCCCACCGACCTGCACCACCTGGCGATGGTGGAGAGCGGCTACATCCCGACGGCCCGCTCGCGCGCCGGGGCGGTGGGGATGTGGCAGTTCATGCCGGCCACGGGGCGGCAGATGGGGCTCCGCATCGACTCGCTGGTGGACGAGCGGATGGACCCGGTCCGCTCCACGGACGCCGCCGCGCGGCACCTCCGCGACCTGCACCGCACCTTCGGGCGCGACTGGTCGCTCGCCGCGGCCGCGTACAACGCGGGCCCCGGGCGCATCAGCCGCGGGATGCAGGGCGCCGGCGCGCGTGACTTCTGGGAGCTGGCGGTGTGGGGGACGCTCGCGGAGGAGACCAAGCAGTACGTGCCGCGGCTGTACGCGGTGACCATCATCGCGCGTGACCGGGAGCGATTCGGCTACCAGAAGCCGAGCGGGCTGGTCCGCACCTTCGCGTACGACAGCGTCCGGACCGACCTCTCCATCCCGCTGGCGGAGCTGGCGGCCATGGCGAACCTTCCCGCCCATTCCGTCGCCGAGCTGAACCCGCACCTGCACCGCGGGACGACGCCCCCGGGCGAGTACTGGGTGTGGGTGCCGCGGGGGAACGGCCCGGCGGTCCAGCAGGCGTACCTGGACTCCGAGCTCCGCCGCGAAGGCGGCTACGGGACGTACGCCGTGCGTCGCGGCGACGCCGCGGAGCGGCTGGCGCTGTACGCCGGGATGACGCTGTCCCGCATCCGCGAGCTGAACCCCGGCGCGGACCTGGAGAAGCTCCCCGTGGGGACGCGACTGCGCCTTCCGAAGTCCGCGGTGGCGACGCTCGCTGCCCGCCCCGTGGAGCGCGTCGCGGCGAGCACCTCCGAGGCGAAGCCCCGCGAGCGGAGCGAGGAGCGCGGCAAGGGCGACAGCGGGAGCGATCCGAAGCGGTCCGAGCGCTCCGCTTCCGCGAGCCGGGAGAGCACGAAGAAGCCCGCCGAAGCCGCCGCCGAGCGGGGAAGCGACGCGCGCGAGCACGTGGTGAAGGACGGGGAGACGCTCTGGGCCCTGTCGCGCGAGTACGGGGTGGCGGTGGACGAGATCCGCGCGGCCAACCGCCTGGAGGGCGACGTGATCGTCCCCGGCCGGAAGCTGCGGATCCCGCGCAAGGCCGAGGCGCCCGCCCCCGCCGCGCGGGCGGCGAGCGCGGAAAGCTCCACCCGCAAGGACGGCGACGCCCGCAAGACGGAGCGCGAGCCCGCGAAGAAGGCGGCCTCCCCGCGCGAGCACGTGGTCAAGAACGGGGAGACGCTGTGGGCCATCGCGCGGATGTACGATTCCACCGTGGTGGCGATCCAGCGCGCGAACAAGATCGACGACAAGTCCCCCATCCGCCCCGGCCAGAAGCTCCGCATCCCGAGCTGACCCGCGGGCCATCGGAAAAACGAGGAGACGCCCCCGACCGGATCACCGGCCGGGGGCGTCTGCCTTTCGCACCTCGCACTCCGCACTCCCGCACTATTCGCTCACGTCCTCCACCTCGTCCTCGGCGACGCCGATCACCACCCCGTCCGGGAACTGCACCATGAAGCCGTCCCGGCCGTCCTCGTTGCTGTCGGCGCCCCAGTGGCCGATCACCTCGCCCACCTTGCCCAGGTAGGGGCGCGACTGGTCGTATCGTGCGTTCACCACGCGTACCTTGTGCATCCCCGCCTCGCTGCGTCTCGGGTTTCCGCCACCTCCCCGTGACGCGATGCACAGGGCGGGCCGGCTCCGCTCCTCGCAGACGCCGAGCGCCGCCCGGGAAGCTCCCCGGGCGGCGCTCCGCGCTCTCGGGAATGGGCGGCTACAGGTCGTTCAGCTCCTTCGCGTTCCGGGCCGCGGCGCGCCGGGCGTTCGCCTCGCGCATCGCTTCCTCGGCGCGGACCTGGTCCTGCTCGGCGCGGCCCTCCATCTGGTCCAGGCGCCCCTCGCGCTCCATCTCGCGGTCGCCCAGGAGGTCGCCGACCCCCTCCTTGATCTTGCCGCCCAGGTGCTTGCCCTTGCCGTTGATTTCGTCGGCCATGATGCTCTCCTGGCTGTAAGGTCGAAAAATTGGGGTATCCTGTTGCGGGAGCAATGTTTGTGCCGGTTGCGCCCTGCTCCCGGGGCATCCGGCCCTGGCCCGTGGATTGCACGGGCGGGCGCACCTGGCTCGATTTCGTGAGCGCCCGTGGGGCGGGGTACCAGAGGGGGAGGCACGACTTGGCGGACGGAGGTACGGGCGGGGGACACGAGGGGGCGCCGGCTCCCTGGGAGCTGCTGTCGTCGGAGCACCTGGCGGACTACGAGATGTTCGGGGTGCGGCGCGACCGGGCGCGCTCGCCGCGCAACGGGACGGAGCAGGACTTCAGCATCGTGGAGTCGCCGGAGGGCGTGACGCTCGTGGCGACCACCGCGGCGGGGGAGCTGGTGCTGGTGGAGCAGTACCGGCACCCGCTGCGGAGCGTCACCCTGGAGACTCCGAGCGGCGTGGTGGACGAGGGGGAGTCGCCGGTGGAGGCGGGGCTGCGGGAGCTGCGGGAGGAGACTGGGTACGAGGGCGGCGACGCGACGCACGTGGGGACGCTGGTGCTGAACCCCTCCTGGCAGACCACCCGGGTGCACGTGGTGGTGGTCCGGGGCGCGCGGCGGCGCGGCGCCATGGACCCGGACGAGTCCGAGGACCTGCGGGTGCGGCTGGTTCCGGCGGACTCCGCTGCCGGGCGGGTCACGGCGGGGGAGATCACCTCGTGCGTGGCCGTCGCCGCCCTGGCGCTGGCGGGGTGGGCGGGGGCATAGAATGGAGCGGCCCGCGTGGTCGTGCGGCGGATGCAAGGGCAGTCACACGGATCGCCTCGACCCGGACAACGCATGTTCGTCTTCATCTCGCACCTGTCCGTCCCCGAGGAGGACCGGGAGGCGCTGGAGCGCCACTTCCGCGAGCGCTCCGGCCTGGTGGACGGCTTCCCCGGCTTTCTCTACCTGCAGCTCCTCCGCCCGCAGGCCGGGCCGGCTTCGCACACCTTCCTCACCGCCTGGGAGGACCGGGAGGCCTTCCGGCGCTACATGGCGAGCCGCGAGCACGCGGTCTCCCACGCGCGCGAGCCGGGCGAGATCATGGGGCGGACGACGGTGCGGCACGAGGCGTACGAGGTGCTGATGGACTCGCGGAGGAGCCCGGAGTGGGTGGAGTAGCCCCCGTGGGTCGCGCTGAGGCGGCTCGGCCGGGGAGACGCTGGCCTCGTTTCTGCACC is part of the Longimicrobiaceae bacterium genome and harbors:
- a CDS encoding antibiotic biosynthesis monooxygenase yields the protein MFVFISHLSVPEEDREALERHFRERSGLVDGFPGFLYLQLLRPQAGPASHTFLTAWEDREAFRRYMASREHAVSHAREPGEIMGRTTVRHEAYEVLMDSRRSPEWVE
- a CDS encoding radical SAM protein; protein product: MAATATAGTRAQDARDEQATLFADPRFSAPGRPPLPVLQQRGDTAFYELAGSRIATPGTGVMRGWLTVNPYVGCEMSCSYCYAPYAHGWLVDRLQAEGRIPEGPGLPLAFDRGIFVKAAAESVTRAVARSPGWSLALGTATDPYQPAERRFRLTRGVLEELARLRGVTLSITTKSPLVLRDLDLLERIAARSRLTVHLSLISTDRVLLRRIEPRSPTPERRLAALRALRQRGIRAGIFAMPLLPGLTDGAEAIDALFAAAREADACFVVAGGVRLSGVSWKRFLPVLRELRPDLVDAYRTVVRDRRSPKREAYRRRLDERIRGARERHGFTGPVPWEYGASPEPEPQQLALL
- a CDS encoding LysM peptidoglycan-binding domain-containing protein → MTHRLLAPAAVLLVLGACAPGASRGPAASPTPVSVAPDNVDSGPVLEEKELKATSASLLGNVRYDLPMEANTWVAAELDYLVGQRKAVVGRWLERAEYYQDFVKAVFARHGLPTDLHHLAMVESGYIPTARSRAGAVGMWQFMPATGRQMGLRIDSLVDERMDPVRSTDAAARHLRDLHRTFGRDWSLAAAAYNAGPGRISRGMQGAGARDFWELAVWGTLAEETKQYVPRLYAVTIIARDRERFGYQKPSGLVRTFAYDSVRTDLSIPLAELAAMANLPAHSVAELNPHLHRGTTPPGEYWVWVPRGNGPAVQQAYLDSELRREGGYGTYAVRRGDAAERLALYAGMTLSRIRELNPGADLEKLPVGTRLRLPKSAVATLAARPVERVAASTSEAKPRERSEERGKGDSGSDPKRSERSASASRESTKKPAEAAAERGSDAREHVVKDGETLWALSREYGVAVDEIRAANRLEGDVIVPGRKLRIPRKAEAPAPAARAASAESSTRKDGDARKTEREPAKKAASPREHVVKNGETLWAIARMYDSTVVAIQRANKIDDKSPIRPGQKLRIPS
- a CDS encoding SRPBCC family protein; this translates as MKLHRLEARQLLPVSVSEAWDFFSDAANLPRITPPWLGFTVTSELPSRMHPGMIATYTVRPFPGARVRWVTEITHVEAPHLFVDEQRFGPYRFWHHQHHFAEAPGGVEVRDVVHYALPLNPASAPIRRWMVAPRLRGIFEFRRRTLEGIFGRMELAGPGSENPM
- a CDS encoding heavy-metal-associated domain-containing protein, whose amino-acid sequence is MPTQKLWVKDLKREDEARVAARLRELPGVFYAVLSHDAECAEVDFEDDLVSLDQLRAAVRECGYEVEIAG
- a CDS encoding CsbD family protein, with product MADEINGKGKHLGGKIKEGVGDLLGDREMEREGRLDQMEGRAEQDQVRAEEAMREANARRAAARNAKELNDL
- a CDS encoding NUDIX hydrolase → MADGGTGGGHEGAPAPWELLSSEHLADYEMFGVRRDRARSPRNGTEQDFSIVESPEGVTLVATTAAGELVLVEQYRHPLRSVTLETPSGVVDEGESPVEAGLRELREETGYEGGDATHVGTLVLNPSWQTTRVHVVVVRGARRRGAMDPDESEDLRVRLVPADSAAGRVTAGEITSCVAVAALALAGWAGA